ATTTGCCATAATTGTCAGTTGTTTTAATCATGTTAGGTAAAATAGATTAGCAGTTACtcagtgtaatatatatattttccagtATATTTCTTGATTTTGAACAACCGCTGTAATAAGTTTGCGCCTAAAACTATATAGGAAAGTGATGCAAAATAGTACGATTTTGTTACAGTTTTATCCTTCCATGCCATTTTGCTGTTCTTGTGTAATGCGGTGTTGCGTGACATTTTGTTTGCTATTGTACTGTGGTTTGAGAGCTGAAGAAGTCGAATGTGCATGCGAGAGCTTTGTCTTGCCAGTCAACTTTGCACACTGCGATGTAGAACCTTGTTATATTGAAACTGGGGTCTTTGACCAGTTTGCTAATGAAAACGAATCGGTCGGTGACAAGGAGAGATTGGGAAATGACCATCATTCAGAATTGCGGAGCTCAGGAGCAGACTTACACCGACATACTGACAATATATCCAAGCATCGTGACCCTCATGGGGAACACGTTTGGCACTATGTGCATGAGTggttttgagaaatgctcttatAGTCTTGAGAACGTTTAGTATAattcatgaaatgtgccaaatCAATAGCAAAAAACATGAATATATTTTGCTTTCTGTTCGATCTGTTTGTTTGCTGTTCAACTTTTTGCAGTGACCTAGAAGTGGGAATATCTACTACTTCCTCTTGAGGTTTGTGTTGTTCGCATCCCCATTTTTCTTTGCATAATGCGCAGCCAGACACGTCTCGTTGTGTGAAGAGATTCTGCGAAATTTTCTCTAAGTATGTCAAACCCAAACGAGGTCACCTGCAGCAGATCGCATACCGTCGCGTGAAGGCCTGATCTCTGATGGGTCAGACTGAATTTTTTGCCAATCTCCCACTGCTTTGTTGTGACTCCCAAAAAAGGAGAAGTTTGAGTACATAAATAATTCTGAGAATGTCCTAAAGGGAAGTTTGGATTTTATAAACAGAAGAACACCCCATGGGTGATTTGTGAGTGTGACCCCTATGAAGCACGTTACTGGTACCGTCACAGGAATGCGACCTATTGTGGGATTGTGCGGCTCAGTGGGTTCTAGATCTCTGCCTAGAATGTTGTGGGTTCAGATCCCATGGCTGTCAGAATAATCATATTGCGTGTTGGATCCATAAACAAAGCCTTGAACTCTGACCCCAAACCTTGCCCTCGCATATatgcgtgtctgtgtctctcaagGAGAGCAAGATGAAAGAACTGCTGTGCACCGGGATTCGTACAAAAGGTGAATAAAGGCGAATCTGCATATGATGGTGAATACAGTGTATTTCTGGCATTCATCACAAACAGGAGGATCAGGTAGTTCTTCAGCTGAATTGATTCGCATTGGATGGGACTAGTCATCTAAGCATTTATTAGTTATGTACTATGGCATCTGTCTATGGGCTTATAGGGTATCATCGACAATTCAGTGgcatagaaaaaaaatcactgtatATGCAATGCATGGGACAactttcctcttccctttgtgtaacttatatatatatatatgagtggCATCGTTTCAATCTGCACTACAATCAACAAAAGCTTTTTCTGTTCTGCAACTAGCTAGTAATATATAGTTCTTGCACTATGTTAATTTATTGTTGTATGACGTCTTCCATTGTCTCTTCTGTATAATTGTCTCCGGTTAATGGTTGTATTGTTATTTTCACTGCTATATCTACACGAGGTGTTTCGTGAAGTTTTtctcttgtacatcttgtaatACTGTCATGCACTTCGCGTTTGGCACTGGACCACAAACAAGTGTGATATGTGCGCACATACTGGCGATGAAGTGAGTCTGATTTTGATACATTAAAGGAGAAAGCGGACACTATTGACGTGGCTGGTCTTACCACATTCACGACAGTAGCATTagggttagcattagcatggtGGACTGGCTTAAAGACATGATGATTGAATCCCATTGAAAATGTATCCATTAAATTGCTACAAAGTACAGTACAAGAACTGGAGGTTTATCACATACATACGAAGTGAAGAAGCTGTTCAAATAAGcatgaaataaattaaaaggAAGGCATGCAGGCTCATGAGGGTGCCCTAACCGTGACCTCATGGAATAGGCCGGCGTTACATGATTCGTTGGCATCCTACACATGTGGGGGAGCTGATACCGAGAGCCTGTAATGATGAGTGTGTAATTGAGGCCTAGCATGACTCATTCGCCGTACACACGTCTCCACGCCACCCCTGCAAACACTTTGAAGTCGTGGTCTTTTAATAACACCCAACCTTCATCTCAGGGCCCGTGGGTAAATGTCAGCGTGTTCCATCCGCTTACTGGGCCTTTCTGCTGACGGCTCCGAACCCCTTTGGCTCCAGGCCCAAGCCGAGGCTGAAATGGTGTCGTTTTAAGGTGCATTTACATTTCACTGCGAACGCCCGAGCGTCTCTAAGCCCATCAGGTATTTTTATCGCTACATATTTGTCAACAAAAGCTTTTACGGTTTTGAAATTAGTTCATATTTAGGACGTGCTTTCTCAGTTTAACACGTTTATCAAAATCGTCATCGCTCATTGTTTTTagtatattttaatttatttggcaGCTGTTTTGTCTGAAGCAACGTCCGTTTTTTGAGAAGGAAGGGTCAGGAAGGGTCAGTTGTTCCTGgaacaattggggttaagggtcttagtCAAGGGCccgacggtgacatcactctgctgagcctgggatcacagacacagcagtCTGTCCACTGAGTCACCCATGACCCACAGACCTCATTATTATGCTATTTTGACAAATCTTTCACCGATATTATCCTCTCCCCAGCAATGAACATACGATATGAAGCGTTGAGAAGTGAGTTCCCCCATTGTTTTGGATGTGGTACCGCCATGACATGTGCAACACAATTGTCCCTAGAAGGTAATGACTAAACACAGACTAAATactataaaacatgtttattcaaTGAACTGCAACACAAGTAGTACAAAGGCACACGGCGATCACCTCAATGGCTAAGAAaagaaaccttttttttttttaactcacaTCGAGGGACCAAATGATATAcatgtatacatttatatatacgTAAGATTCAATGGAATCATACCAGATTAGCAAGACTCAGGAAATAGTGCAAGACACGGAATTCTCATGGAAAACGTTTGTCTGTAATATCTCAGATAATGTCAGAACATTTAAATATAACCTATGAAACCAAAAACTTGGTTAAATTATATTGCTTTGATCTAATTCTAGACCATATATTTCTAAGTaaaaaaatgtggaaaaaaaatggcgtgaataaaaaagaatattgtaaaaaaagcaaagcacatataaagaaaaaaaaaagtccatcAGGACGTGTGGGAATTACGCCGTCTGGGCGGTGCTGTTGTCTCTCATTCTTTTCACGGCTTCCctataaaaaacaaacagaaaacagaCGTTAAACAGACGTTAAATGTTAGTTCTGCTTGCGGAGAGCTTCACTCCGTCACTTTCGATTCTCTTTTCGGGAATCCCAGGAGTAGCTGGGCCGCatggaagggggggtggggtcacGACTCACCTCAGGGTCTTGATCCGGTCCAGTACCCAGGATGCCCTGGGATCAGCACATAACTGTTTTCTACCTTTGTAGGTGTGGAAACTAAAAGACATAACAATGCATTAACATGGGGCGGAATTCATGTGTTTGTATATGTCTATCAAGTCATTCATattaacagaaaaataacaaatatacAAAACAGTATATGTGTACATATATCTGTACATATCTATGTTTCTGCCTAAGGAGGTACTTACATAACAGCATTGATGTTGCATCTTCCAATATCCTTTTGTATCGACACTCCTTTGATGTTCATGATAGGTATCGGGGTCCTTGAATATTTTGTGCAGCAAACTGTcacaataaagaaaaaaacagcaaatgtcAAAAGTTTAAACAGAGATACAACTGAGCATCGGAGGGGATGACGTCCCGTACAGGGCTTGTTGGACAATTAGGCGAAACACAGAAAAATCATTTAaagaaatattcattttttttaactgtgaGTTTGTGAAAAGAGAACCGCAGGGGGAACGAGAGGATCTTGAGGTCAGGAGCCAAAGAAATAGGTCAGGTGAGGTCGGCGGGGCGTACCGGCAGTCACTGGCGTGTGGAGCAGACAGGCGAGCAGAAGCAGCGCGAACGAGGCAGCCGCCAGTCTAATGTGGGCCATCGTCTGTGTTCGTCTTCTGAGAGGTGAAGCTGGAGGGCTGCTGCCCTGCCCAGCCTTTATACGCGGCACGGAGCCGGAACCAGCCCCTATGCGGAGGTTTCCAACTGAACTAAATTAAGAATGTCCAGCCACGAAATTTTCCCCTTTCCAGTGCATCACTATGCTTTATAATTTCAAACACGTGTCACAAGTTTACATAGTTTGAAAACTAATAATCAATTCCTTGATTTTTTGGAAAATCATTTAGGTCACCCTTAGTATTTGAGAAGTATGAAATCATAACATCTGCACTGTGTTTTCATACTTTTCACCTTTCAGAATTGAAATTTTGAAAAATGCCCTTCAAAAGTGATTTGAAAAATCATACCTCATATGTACTTGTACTATATACCACCAGAGAATGGTAACATTACAGGCTGTTTTAGTGTTTTTCTCCATTAGATACTAACAATTAAGACAACAATTAAAATCCTGTGATCTATTCATTAGGTGGAAAAATTTGTAGAATCTTAAGATAAAGCTGCTGCACGGTAATATTTTCCTGAAAGACTGAAACATGGTTTGTGTTTGTCAAAGCCTAATATTAATCTACATATGAGTTGGCTGTCTGctcatttttaaacatattaaaatgtaaatataatgaGTTTTATATAAGCCTCAAAAGTGGCACTGATCTACAGTTTAATCGACTGTAACTGAATGttaaattttaaaattaaaaaattttatttacaatttttcCAACAGAAATAAGACTGATTGTAATTTAATTTTGAGAAGGACATATGCTCAGACCATATACTAAATAAGAATGGTAATTTTGTTAATGGATACTGCATACATACAAGAATatataataatgcattttatttttatttgttccaGCAAGTCACAATAGTCTCTCAGTAGCAGTGTTTCCaaacccggtccttggggaccctcagacagtccacatttttgctccctcccagctccccgccagagattccacatttttgctccctcccagctccctgccagacagtccacatttttgctccctcccagctccccgccagagattccacatttttgctccctcccagctccctgccagacagtccacatttttgctccctcccagctccccgccAGACAATccaaatttttgctccctcccagctcacacaaaaacatggattgtctgggggtccctgaggactgggttgggaaacactgctctatagATTTGCAACAAAATCCGGCCTGGTCATATTGGCGTTTGTTTGTGTCACATCTTCTTCTTGATGCTTTATGCTGCTTATTCTCTGTTCTCCAACTTGCCTTCTAGTTGACAGGGGACTCCTCCAGAGAAAAGTGTTCCAGTCTCTGCCCCCGCACTCTGTGTGAAGTTGTTTGTTTTCCATGCGTTGTtgtgggggtttcctcagggtTCCCTGACATCCCCCCCACAATGAACTGCAGTTCTCAAATTGTCCAAACTGCGAATGGTTGGTTCTCTGCCCTGGGATATTCCGTCTTGCCCCCAGtttttccaggataggctccagacccacaTGACCCTGTATAGGATAAGTGGGTATGAATCAGCAGATTGGTTATTAGTTAAAACAGTGATGAACCATTAACAGCTTATTTACTAACAGCTATAACCAAATTGCTGTTATCATTCAGTCAATCTTCTTTTCATTTTGAACAACCACATTTCAGATACGATCAACCACATCCTCAGATGCCAACGATGCCACTGTTTTAAATTCCATCACGACTAACTGTGCTTGATATTTAAAAGTTTACTTTTTCCTGAtatcaataaatgctaaataacCAGGCATATgggaggacggggggggggggggggggggtgtaccaaGAGTACCCCCCACCGCAGTGGGTACATTTCACAGTAGGTATGatgttcttttcttttaaagcttcatgtttccttctgtaaacatagagctgatgtgacTGGCCAAAAAGCTCCAGTTTGTCTCATCAGTCCTAAGGACTTTATCCCAGAAACGTTGAGGCTTGTCAATATGCCTTTTGGCAAATCcctttctttttaaatgtttttctgtCAATAGTTCAGCGTGCTGCAGACAATgataccaaacaacacagtagCACGTTCTTTCCTTTAAATAGGCTGAATGGCTGATGAAAAGCTTGAAGGCGCCTGTGATGACTAATTAAGGTTAAACACTAGGTTTGAAACAAATTGAAATTCCATAGAATTTCAACAAAATCCGCCTGGTCATATTGGCGTTTGTCTGTGTCACATCTTCTTTATGCTTCTTATTCTCTCTTCTCTTACTTGCCTTCTACTTGACATGGGACTGAACTCTTATCTGCAATCTGTGGTATTTGTCACGCAAGATATTTGTCataaagataggataagataagataagatgagaTAAGATGAGATAATACCAACAAATCTCTCCATACTATTTTAGCCCGTCTTtctaaaataaacaacaaatcatttattttcaCGATTTTATTGGTTTACTGTATCACACATTAAAGGcatgcaggtatacattacTTTATGACTAACTGAACcacttttcaggagaaatgaaATATTGTTTCAATTACCAACATATGCCAACAAATTTGTCCACATCTGCATATGTTAAGAATAAAGCATATTCAAAGAAAACGTTATTGTAACGTCGTGTATGTCATTTATCATGCTTCCGTATCATGATCTGACTGTTGACTCCCCCCTGCGAAGACCATAGATTCTTCTggaattcattttatttatatttttaaaagttaagtTGTATTCACATGCACATGGTGGTTGAGCACATGCAGTTctcaaacagttttttttttgttttatttaggtcAGAAGCACGCTGCTCTTTATCATGTCCTTCAGAAGTGGAGCACCTTCATTTCCTCAAAGCAAAATGGGTCACGGTGGAGTTGGGTTTTTCCTTTACCTCGCTACAAAAACTTTCCCTTCAACCTGAGGTTTGATCTTTCGTAATATAATTTCAACTTAATATATTTTGTGGCTACAATCCTCCCCACTCACTTCAGTTCGGTATGATTTACACAAAAATTTCCCTTCAAAAACCTCAACTTCTTTATAAGGATGCAATTTGACCTACTGAATTATGTTGCTCTCGGTGACCAGTACAATCTAAGCGGATTTAGTGTTTCGATTGTTTGGACGATGGGGTCAAAATTTGGATTCACGCTTTTTAGAAACATCTTTCCGCTGCGTTCCCTTTCTTTGTCATATAAATGCAACTGGAAGACATAGCTTCATACAAACGCTTCTCATCAATCTTTCTGACGTCCAAATTCATTTGTGATCAGAAAGAGAATTATTACACACAGTTCTATGGACTGGAATGCAAGTAAACATATTCAGTTTTGTATACATagtaaatgtaaacagtttttagTGACACTTCTAAAGAGAGATGGCCGGCCTGCTCAGAGGAGAGAAGGGGTCAGAGGAGAAGGTAACCTAACactcagaggtggaaagtactactcaactggttggttgaaaaaatatcctggtctggatttttactttctggacctgaactttccacccctGCTAACATGGTTTTGTGGGGTTACAGacagaggtgggtagttcaggtccagagagtataaGCCCAGACCCAGATTTAATTTCAAACACCCAGCTGAGTGCTCTGTCACTATGACTTTATATTCAACAGGCTGGTTGAAATGAAATGTTGGTCTAGGCTTTTACTCTCTGGCCTTGAATTACCCACCTCTGGTTACTGAATTAACAACCTAAAAATCAAGCAAAGACGATACAAAATACTATGAAAATAGATTTACACATATCAGGGGGAGAATTGCTGCAATGCCCTGAAAATAAAGGTGTGATGTATTTTGTGTAATTGTACACTCAATTTGTTACTTccataaatatttttgttagGTATCCAGAAATATAGTACAACTGAATTTGGGAATATAGGCCCATTTGTCCTGACCGGACCATCAAGGGCCGTCATAGTTAGAGTAGAGAGATAGGGGGGTCTGCCCTTTTCGAGCCACCCGTGAGGCTTTCAACAGGCCTGAAGTCAGCCTGCAGACTTGGTTACTGCAGGAGGTTTACGTTTCTGTTCTGTAGTCACTCCACTGCTGCTCTGGCTCACTGTCATGTTGGAAAACTAACTTTTAAAAAATGTCTCTCCCAGTTTCAGTTTCTGACAAGGGGCAACAAGTTGTGTCCAAGACCCTGTGTTTGACACACACTTTTGACCCTCCGACGGGCTCCAGAAGAGAAAGCAAAAAGATGAAGATTAAAAAAGAACGATTCTGTGCTCGAGTGACTGATCTCTGAGTGATGAATCAGGTTCAGTTTTGAGACATTTTGTATTGAGGCCACAACTTTTGTAGACCACAAACGCCCTTTTCTACAAAAGACCTGAATCTCCAGTGTTCTCTTGCAATCTTCAGTGTAGCACTTCTCTTCTTGGCATCCTCAGGAGCCCACATCTGCATTGAGCCTGTGATGTGTTTATATGACGATTTTAGGTGACCATCCTTTGGTAAATGTTCCTTTAAAGTGGCCTTTATGGTCTCTATAATGGTTTGTGGCCCAGCGGGTTAGattgctgtgtctgtgatcagacggTCACCAGTTCAGATACTGTGGTTTTACCACTGAGCCTTGAACAAGGTCCTTAACTCCAATCACTCCAGGGTCTGGTCGTCTCTGCTTTTCCAACTGTTTCTTGCTTTAGATAAAAGAGAATGCAAATATATCCAGTTTCTGCCT
This genomic interval from Brienomyrus brachyistius isolate T26 chromosome 21, BBRACH_0.4, whole genome shotgun sequence contains the following:
- the LOC125717097 gene encoding C-C motif chemokine 20-like, translating into MAHIRLAAASFALLLLACLLHTPVTAVCCTKYSRTPIPIMNIKGVSIQKDIGRCNINAVIFHTYKGRKQLCADPRASWVLDRIKTLREAVKRMRDNSTAQTA